The nucleotide window ACCACTGAGCTACCCCAAACGTAAACCTGGGGACAGGGCTCGAACCTGCGTCCAGCCGGTCCAGAGCCGGCCGCTCTACCACTGAGCTACCCCAGGCCGACCGGCGCCTCACGACGCCGGCAGCTTCAACGTCTTGCCGGAAAACACCCCGACCTTCCTCAACAGTGCGGCCAGCCCCGGGTGGCCGACCGCGACGCCGTGGACGAGTTCCGGCGTCGGCCGGAACGCTTCGACCGTGCGGCCCGGGCGGGGCGCCGTCCACCCCTTCGCGACCGGATCGACGCCGCACCGCACGCACACGGCCTCGACCTCGGCGCGGGTGCAACTCGCGGTGCCGCCGAGCACCTCCCACGGCGCCGGGAGCGCCGCCCAGACCGCCGTGTCCGGTTCCAACCCGCCGCCGCTCGCCCGGTGCCAGTACGCCACGTCCGCTGCCATCAGCCGGAGGACCTTACCCGGGCACAGCCGATCGAGGAGGGCGTTCATGTCCAGCGCGTGAAGCACCGCGATCCAGCTCTCGCGGGCCTTGTTCCACGCCCCGGCGATGGCGTTCCAGGTGGTCGAGTCGTCGCCCCGCTTCACGATCATCGTGGCGCGGTCGAACCGCGACTTCTCCCACACGCTCCGCAGCAGTTCCGCGATCCCGGCGAGCAGGTCGAACCAGACCGCTAGGAACCGGCCCTTCTGCTCGTCGGTCAGCCGGTCGAGCACCTCGCGGACCGGGTGAACGTGGGCCACCGCCCACCAGTGCGCGGCGGGGCTGCGCCGGCACCGGGCGAACAGCATGTCGGCGATTTCGTCATACGGGCGCTCCTGCGGACCGTTGGTGAACACGCTCCGCAGGTTCGCCCGGGCCGTCAGGTACGCGATGAAGCACGCCGAGTCGCGGTCGGCGACGAAATCGGCCCGGGTGATCCGCGACGCCAGCCGCGACTTGGCGACCAGCGTGTACTCGCGCTTGCGGATCTCGCGCTCCAGCGTGACCAGCTTGGCCTCCATCCGCCCCAGCAGCCGGAACCGCTTGTTGTACTGCCGCTTCGACAGTTCCCCGAGCCCGGCGGCGGTGCGGTCCGAGCGGTTCAGCCGGTGCTGCTTGAAGTCGCTCGCGCCCGGCGCCTTCGCGATCGTGCCCGATGCGGCGGCGATGTACGGCGCAAGCGCGGCCGGTTCGTCGCACGCGGCGCCCGCCGGCGCGGCGAGCGTCGGGAACAGGTCGCGCGCGGTCCGAACCTGGTTCGCCAGCCCGACCGGCTTTTGAAACTCGGTCGACATGGAGCTGTACGCCCACCCGCCGCGGGTATGGGCGCCGCGGGCCGCGCGGTCGAGGATCGTGCTCTCGGCTGAGGACAGCGCCGCGCCCAGTTCCTGGCGCACCAGTTCGGCCACGTCCTCGGGACGCAGCCGCCGTGCGAGAGAGGAGTATAAGTCGTCGATGGTCGCCATCACGCCTCCGGCCCGTCGGGCCTCGTCTGCTACTCACGCTGAGAGACACGCGGGCGTGAACTGGGTTCACCGATGGGGCAATCGCTGGTCGCCCGCTGGCGTTTCGCTGACGGATTGCTGGTCACCGACTGGTGTGTTGATGGACGCACGGTATGCGAGATGTGCCGACTTTAACACTCGTTGCATGAGGGATGCAGGTGGCGTATGTGAACGCCCGCGGATTGGCGTCGGACCGACCGGGTCGCGATTCGAGGTGCCCGCAGCACGACATTCGTGCTGCGTAAGCTGTTAAATAGCAGGGGTTTGTGTGAGAAGTGTCTCGCGCACACGTGCCGCGCCTTCGGCACAGCCGGCCCGAAGCATCGTCGACCGCTTCGTGACCGCTGTAACCCCCGTTACAGCGCGGGCCGAATCCGATAGAGTCGTGCCTTTGCCGGAGCGCGGGCCTCTGGCCCGCTGGTACGCGCTGGGAGTGAGCTTTGAGTACACGCGGAGCCGAATCGAACCGCCGAGGTCAAGCGGGCCAGAGGCCCGCGCTCCGGCGCCAGCAGTACCGTATCGAGAGGACCGGTTGTCATTTTGCGTCGTTGGTCACGATCTTGCCGACCAGTCGGGCGTCGGGGAAGTTCGCGAGCGCGTAGGTGTTCCGGCCGTCGCGGACCTGCACCTTGGTGATGTGCGCGGGGCCGATAAACGCCCCGTTCTTACCCACCGTTTGCAGGTTCAGGGTGTGTTCGCCGGCGGGCAGTTCGAGTCGGAGGACCTGGATCTTGTCCGGCAGCAGCCCCCAGCACCGGGTGTCGGCGGACTCGGTCGCCTCCCACACCACCCCCGCCGCGTTCAGCGCAAGGCTCGTCATCTGGGACTTGTCGGTGCCGATCGCCTCCTTCACCCCGTACACAATGCCCTTCTTGACCACCCGCCGGACGATCGCCCGGGCGAGCGTCTCCGTCATGAGCGCCTCGCACTGCTCGCTTGCCATCTGACCAATATCGGTGATCGTTTGCGTCCGGCCTTCGGGGTGACCGATGACGTTAACATTTACGCTCGCCACCTGGTTGATGGGCCGGACCACGCGCGGCACCTTGATCGGTGCGATGGTGGGGGGCAGGGACTGCTTCCCGGCGGCAGTGAGGATGCGGTCCGCGACCAGCATCGCCGCGGTGGTCGCGATCTCGGCCTTCTCGTCCTTGTACGGGCCGCGCCCGACCAGCGTGAAGACGTACAGAACCCCGCAGCCCGGGCGCGAGTGGCGGCCGCTCTTCGCGCGTTCGAGGTCTTGTTTGGCGGGCGGGAAGTCGGGCAGCCACTGGGCGACCAGTTCGAGGGAGCGGGCCACGTCGTCGTAGTTCGTGTGCGTCTCCTCGCGGAGCGCCGCGTGCAGGTACGGCCCCACCGGGACGTACTTGTAGTTCGCCTTGAGGTTCTTCCCCTCGGCGTCCTTGCTCTTCGACTTCTCGATGATGAGCTGCTGCTTCTGGTTCACCTGGAGCGCGTAGGCGGTGGCGTCGGCCCCGTCGCCGAGCAGGTTGCACAGCGCCAGCATGACGCGGATCAGCACCTTCTCGTAGTCCTCGCCGGCGTAGGCGAGCTGCTGGTCGTCGGTGAGCATGGACAGCGCGCCCTCGGCGAGGTCTTTGCCCTCCTTCTCCTCGAACCGGTCCCGCACCTCGCGGAGGAGCTTTTCGGCCTCGCGGTAGTTCCCCTCGGAGAGGAGCACCATCGCGCGGTCGAGCTTGAGCACGTCGGCGTCGCCGCCGTTCTTGGCGATCGCGGCGTCGAGCTTGGTCTTCGCCGCGGTCGTGTTGCCGGAGTTGTACGCCGCGCGGATGTCCTGGAGCTTGTCCGCGTGGGTGGCGCAGCCGATCAGCGCGGCCGACACGACCGCAACGAGCGCGTACAGTTTGGGCATGAGTCGCTCCGCAACGGGTGGGTGGGGCAGTTCCGGTGTCAAACCGAGGGCGCCGGGCACGCGCCCCGGCACCGCTCGACCCGAAACCCGATCACGGCCGCCGGCTCTTGCGGTAGCCCTTGCGGATGGAGGCCGATTCCTTGCTTGAGATGCCGGTCTGGATGTTCACGAGTTCCAGGGTAAGTAGGTGGTCCTTCTGGGACGAATCGTTGTTTTGAGTGGTACCTGTGGTGGTGGTGGCGAATAGCAGGTAGTCAAACGGCATCCCCTGCGACCGCATGGTGGACATGAACTTCTCCTGGCAGTCCGGTTTGAACAGGTCTTCCGGCCGGAGCCGGTGCGTCTCGATTGCGGCCGCGACGTACTTGCGGCTGAGTGACGTGAAGACCTGGGAGTTATTGATTTTCGTGTCGATGATTTCGTTGATTTGGTCCTTCCAGTCGATGAGATCATCCGAGCCTTTGTTTTGGACGCCGACGAAGCAGATGACTTTCGGGACTGGTGCTGCCGTGCTGGCGGGTTGCAGCCCAGCGTCTTGGCGCGCGAGCAGCTTCGCGACCGCCTCGTCGATCATGGGCTTGTACGTTTCGGCCCCGGCGGCGTGGCTGCCGACCATGTCCTTCTTGCCGTCCTGGATCACCTCGCCGACCTGCTTTGAGCGGCAGCCGACCAGCGCAGGTGCGGCGGCGAACGAACCCCCGACGAGACCCAAGAAGCGGCGACGATCCATGACGGCTCCTGGCGGCGCGCGGGCGCGGCGCCGCGATCCCCCCGCGGCCCGGACGCCCAAAGTTCAGTGCGCAGTGCGACGCGGCTAATAGCCGCGCGCCGGCCCGGCGGCAAGACGGAAACGGATTGCAGGTTGGGGCAAGCGTCCGACAGACGCGCGGCCGGGACGGCCTTTCGTTTCCGCTTGCCGCTCCGCGGCGGGCGGCGATACCATGCGTGGATTGCCACTCATTCGCGTCTTTCTGGGACGTGCGACAATCGGTGCCGAGCTGGCCGTCGTCGTTGTTGGTAGGAGGATATGGCCAAACCCGGCGCGCCACCGATCACGCAGCCGCTCGCGGGGACGGAACCCGCCCCGGACGCGATCCCGCTCGGTTCGCTCCCTGACCCGGACGCGACCCGGCCCGGGGACGACGCGCTCGTGGCCACCTTCAACCAGGTGCGCGACGAACTCGTCAGCACGCTGATGTACCTCCTCGGCAACAGCGACGACGCCCAGGACGCCGCGCAGGAGGCGTTCCTGAAGTGCTGGCGGGCCCGCGACTCGGTGCCGGACGTGCAGAACCTGCGGGCCTGGATCTTCCGCGTCGCGCTCAACGCCGCCAAGGACTTCCAGCGGAGCGCGTGGAACCGGAAGAGCCGCCCGCTCCCGGAGGACGACCTCATGTTACCCGCCCGGGGCGACGCGCCGGGCCAGGCGGCCGAAGAGCAAGAGGCTCTCGACCGGCTCCGGCGCGCCATCACGCAACTGCGGCAGGACGAGAAAGAAGTGTTTCTCCTGCGGCAGAACGGCGATCTAACCTATGAGCAGATCGCCGAGATCCGCTGCGCCCCGGTGGGCACCGTGAAGACCCAGATGCGCACCGCGCTCATCAAACTGCGCAAGGTGCTCAACCCGCACGCCGCCGAGGACGAACCCTGTTCGTGACGGATCACGGGAGTACGAACGCACGACCGCCCGCCGGCTCCGGGCCGGCGCCCTCAACAACCTTCCCGCCGACCGCCAACCCCGGCGAGGGGAAGGGGACGAGACGATGAACTGCGAACACTGTCAAACCCTGCTGCTCGATCACCTGTACGACCTCCTCGACCGTGACGAGGCCGCGGCGGTCGATACGCACCTCGCCGGCTGCCCCGCGTGCGCAGGCGCCCGCGCCGAGACCGCCCGCGTTCAGGGGCTGATCGCCCGCGCCGCCAAGACGACGTTCCCCGACACCCTCTTCACACCGCCCCCGGTACAGAAGAGCGAGCCGCGCCCCGTCACCGCTCCGGCGTACCCGTCGGTCCCGGGCGGTGCCGGAGAAGGGAAGGGCGGGTGGCGTGTCGCCGCCGTGGTCCCGTGGGTCGTCGCCGCCGCCGTACTGCTCGCGGTTCCAAGTACGGTTGTTCCGGTTCTGAACACCTTCCGCACCGCCGCCGAGGAGGGCCGGGCGGCCGAAGCCGCCGACCGCGAGGTCGCTGCCGCCGCCCGCGCCGTTGAAGAGGTGAAACACGCCCGCACCGCCCGCCTCGGTGACGCCGAGATGCGGCTCGCGACCGCCGAACAGGCCCGCGTCGCGCTGCTCGACCGGTGGCTCGCCGAGCAGAAGGCCGTCGCGCAGGCCGCCTTCACCCGCAAACTCAACGTGAACGTGCTCAAGCCCGCGACCGTTCAGCCGGGCGCGCCGAACGACTTCCTGCTCGTCGTCCGCGACGAGCGCGACGGGTCCGCGCGCCGCTCCCGGCTCGTCGCCGAGGTCCGCGCGAGTGACGCAGTCGTG belongs to Gemmata obscuriglobus and includes:
- a CDS encoding COG3014 family protein, with the protein product MPKLYALVAVVSAALIGCATHADKLQDIRAAYNSGNTTAAKTKLDAAIAKNGGDADVLKLDRAMVLLSEGNYREAEKLLREVRDRFEEKEGKDLAEGALSMLTDDQQLAYAGEDYEKVLIRVMLALCNLLGDGADATAYALQVNQKQQLIIEKSKSKDAEGKNLKANYKYVPVGPYLHAALREETHTNYDDVARSLELVAQWLPDFPPAKQDLERAKSGRHSRPGCGVLYVFTLVGRGPYKDEKAEIATTAAMLVADRILTAAGKQSLPPTIAPIKVPRVVRPINQVASVNVNVIGHPEGRTQTITDIGQMASEQCEALMTETLARAIVRRVVKKGIVYGVKEAIGTDKSQMTSLALNAAGVVWEATESADTRCWGLLPDKIQVLRLELPAGEHTLNLQTVGKNGAFIGPAHITKVQVRDGRNTYALANFPDARLVGKIVTNDAK
- a CDS encoding RNA polymerase sigma factor produces the protein MAKPGAPPITQPLAGTEPAPDAIPLGSLPDPDATRPGDDALVATFNQVRDELVSTLMYLLGNSDDAQDAAQEAFLKCWRARDSVPDVQNLRAWIFRVALNAAKDFQRSAWNRKSRPLPEDDLMLPARGDAPGQAAEEQEALDRLRRAITQLRQDEKEVFLLRQNGDLTYEQIAEIRCAPVGTVKTQMRTALIKLRKVLNPHAAEDEPCS